ATCATAAGAAATTAGAAACGTAAATCCTTCTCCTTCCTCAGCCTTTTCTTTCTCAAAGGCATAAGCTGGAACACCAAACATTTCTAACTCTCGATCAGGTTCTTCAGATACCGTAAAGTCCTCTGATCCAAGAGGTTCAAAGATAATGATACTGACGTCATCAGCTCGCCTTTCAAGTTCATAATGATAAGAAAAAGTGTATGTGTCATTGGACACTTCATAAGGATCAATGAAGTACTCTATGACAAATTGATAATTATCGCTAGACGCTATGGACCCTTCTGTTTCCCACACAATCTCTTGAGCTTCAGTGTCTACGGAAGCTTCCACATCGTGTACAATGCCTTCTTCATCAAAAATGCCGACCATAGATAATGTAAACATATGGTTATCGCTAGGAACTGGGACTCGTATTTCTCCATCATAGGAAGATTCGTTTTCATTTTCTAAGGTCCCATGCTGGCCAACAAGCACTGCTGGTCGTCCTTCTTCCCATCCATCAGGCTCCACATATTGTGGCATGACCTGAATAACCAATTCTTTGTATGTAAGCGTTGAATTTGCCATCTCATCTTGAGCTGAAGCGACCCCAAAAGTGAAAATGACGTTAAGAAAGCTAAGTAGGAAAGCAATTCCACATAACCTTGTACGTTGGAGCCCCATAAAGCCCCTCCTTCCTTTTCATTGAAAGTTTTATTACAGACAGATAAATGTCCATAAAACGTCTGGCTCAAAATAGAGAAGAAAACTAAATTTATTTAAGCGGCAGGTAACGGACGCTATGTCTTGATTCACGCAACGACCACTCAGTAGGATAAGAACGAAAACTCCTTTGATTGAAATGTCGTTTTATGTGGCATTAATCTACAATAATCAAATCATTCACTTAGATGACCGCGTCCTCATAAAGCTGTATGTGGATAAAATCGCCTTTAGTCTACAATGGCTATTAGGTTAGAATAGTTATTCCATTTTTATCCTAGCATGTGTGCTCTCACTTTTTTCAGTAAAAAAATGAACGGTCTGTGAAATTTTAAAAAATCCCTTAAATGTGATTAACGTCACTAAATGGTAAATGTTTCAAAATGT
The DNA window shown above is from Salipaludibacillus agaradhaerens and carries:
- a CDS encoding SHOCT domain-containing protein, translated to MGLQRTRLCGIAFLLSFLNVIFTFGVASAQDEMANSTLTYKELVIQVMPQYVEPDGWEEGRPAVLVGQHGTLENENESSYDGEIRVPVPSDNHMFTLSMVGIFDEEGIVHDVEASVDTEAQEIVWETEGSIASSDNYQFVIEYFIDPYEVSNDTYTFSYHYELERRADDVSIIIFEPLGSEDFTVSEEPDRELEMFGVPAYAFEKEKAEEGEGFTFLISYDKADHFTTLEALENQMVPNDEIHAQFQTNDASGEAAGETRPLIELEGAIMISISLIIASLFVFFGFRARAKHHIETIKPSDSKDVEAEQIRALRQQLIRGEIDEETYNQARTKSLVKEE